The following proteins are co-located in the Micromonospora viridifaciens genome:
- a CDS encoding Glu/Leu/Phe/Val family dehydrogenase: MGVFATTDDPGSTGHEQVVFCQDKRSGLKAIIGIYSTALGPALGGTRFYPYASEEEALADVLDLSRGMAYKNALAGLDLGGGKAVIWGDPEQLKSEPLLRAYGRFVESLGGRYYTACDVGTYVADMDVIARETRYVTGRSVEHGGAGDSSILTAWGVFQGMRAAAEHVWGAPTLAGRRVGVAGLGKVGKYLTGHLLGDGAEVVATDVNPKALEWVRTTHPQVELVDDTAAMVASDIDVYAPCALGGALNDDTVPVLRAKVVTGAANNQLAHPGIEKMLADRGILYAPDYVVNAGGVIQVADEIEGFNFERAKLRATRIYDTTREILRLADDEGVPPAVAADRLAERRMAEVGRLRTIRLR, encoded by the coding sequence ATGGGCGTATTCGCCACCACCGACGACCCGGGATCCACCGGTCACGAGCAGGTCGTGTTCTGCCAGGACAAGCGGTCCGGCCTCAAGGCGATCATCGGGATCTACTCCACCGCGCTGGGCCCCGCGCTCGGCGGCACCCGGTTCTACCCGTACGCCAGCGAGGAAGAGGCGCTCGCCGACGTGCTCGATCTCTCCCGCGGCATGGCGTACAAGAACGCCCTGGCCGGTCTCGACCTCGGTGGCGGCAAGGCGGTCATCTGGGGCGACCCGGAGCAGCTCAAGAGCGAGCCGCTGCTGCGCGCCTACGGCCGCTTCGTGGAGTCCCTGGGCGGGCGCTACTACACCGCCTGCGACGTCGGCACCTACGTCGCCGACATGGACGTCATCGCGCGCGAGACGCGGTACGTCACCGGTCGCAGCGTGGAGCACGGCGGCGCCGGCGACTCCTCGATCTTGACCGCGTGGGGCGTCTTCCAGGGCATGCGCGCCGCCGCCGAGCACGTCTGGGGCGCTCCGACGCTGGCCGGCCGGCGGGTCGGCGTGGCCGGCCTGGGCAAGGTCGGCAAGTACCTCACCGGCCACCTGCTGGGCGACGGTGCCGAGGTGGTGGCCACCGACGTCAACCCGAAGGCCCTGGAGTGGGTGCGCACCACCCACCCCCAGGTCGAGCTGGTCGACGACACCGCCGCGATGGTCGCCTCCGACATCGACGTGTACGCCCCGTGCGCGCTGGGCGGCGCCCTGAACGACGACACCGTGCCGGTGCTGCGGGCCAAGGTGGTCACGGGCGCGGCGAACAACCAGCTCGCCCACCCGGGCATCGAGAAGATGCTCGCCGACCGGGGCATCCTCTACGCCCCCGACTACGTGGTGAACGCCGGCGGCGTCATCCAGGTCGCCGACGAGATCGAGGGCTTCAACTTCGAGCGGGCCAAGCTGCGGGCGACCCGGATCTACGACACCACCCGGGAGATCCTGCGGCTCGCCGACGACGAGGGCGTGCCGCCCGCGGTGGCCGCGGACCGGCTCGCCGAGCGGCGGATGGCCGAGGTCGGCCGGCTGCGCACCATCCGCCTGCGATGA
- a CDS encoding DUF3073 domain-containing protein, whose product MGRGRAKAKQTKVARELKYHSPNTDLAALQRELGGSGKSNRDFDDDYKEYVDDDDEDHADEDPDTWVRPTR is encoded by the coding sequence ATGGGGCGCGGCCGTGCTAAGGCCAAGCAGACAAAGGTGGCGCGGGAGTTGAAGTACCACTCCCCGAACACCGACCTCGCCGCCTTGCAGCGAGAACTCGGCGGCAGCGGCAAGTCGAACCGCGACTTCGACGACGACTACAAAGAGTATGTCGACGACGATGACGAGGACCACGCGGACGAGGACCCGGACACCTGGGTTCGTCCGACCCGCTGA
- the amcA gene encoding multiple cyclophane-containing RiPP AmcA gives MPEDTSHRQPERVGRADPDPVVERVREAAVGLTALLHEAEAARLLRAEVSGGDGASAVCAWNHFENIPTFYNWNNRPR, from the coding sequence ATGCCCGAGGACACCAGTCACCGGCAGCCTGAGCGCGTCGGGAGAGCTGACCCGGACCCGGTCGTCGAGCGGGTGCGGGAAGCCGCCGTGGGGTTGACCGCACTGCTCCACGAGGCCGAGGCCGCGCGGCTGCTGCGGGCGGAGGTGTCGGGTGGTGACGGGGCCAGCGCGGTGTGCGCGTGGAACCACTTCGAGAACATCCCGACGTTCTACAACTGGAACAATCGCCCCCGTTGA
- the amcB gene encoding cyclophane-forming radical SAM peptide maturase AmcB: MRGIAAVPSYVVMQPTTLCNLDCAYCYLPMRAVDRRMPVAVAEAVAASVNPWAAAGRFSVVWHGGEPLAAGREHLAALLAPFAPEVEHHVQTNATLIDDAWCAFFAEHGVRVSVSVDGPRERNAERVTRGGRPAYDRILAGVAALRRHGLPFSALAVVSRPGPGLATELYDYFLDLGCDVLGINIEETEGVNTRSNARDAAAVTGFWAELVGAWRRDPRIHLREVEWSLRYAGAVLTGTADELLPRQLDPIPTVAHDGSVVVLSPELAGFTDPRYGDFGSGNVLTTPLADILAGVGRTPWVAEFLTGVEACRSSCPYFGFCGGGHAANRYFEQGRFDGTETEHCRNSKIRLLEGVLEHARGHQSPAA; this comes from the coding sequence ATGCGGGGCATCGCCGCCGTTCCCTCGTACGTGGTGATGCAGCCGACCACGCTCTGCAACCTCGACTGCGCCTACTGCTACCTGCCGATGCGGGCGGTGGACCGGCGGATGCCGGTCGCGGTCGCCGAGGCGGTGGCGGCGTCGGTGAACCCGTGGGCGGCCGCGGGGCGCTTCTCCGTCGTCTGGCACGGCGGGGAGCCCCTCGCGGCCGGCCGGGAGCACCTGGCGGCTCTGCTCGCCCCGTTCGCGCCCGAGGTGGAGCACCACGTCCAGACCAACGCCACGCTGATCGACGACGCCTGGTGCGCGTTCTTCGCCGAGCACGGCGTCCGGGTCAGCGTCAGCGTGGACGGGCCGCGCGAGCGCAACGCGGAGCGGGTCACCCGGGGCGGCCGGCCCGCGTACGACCGGATCCTGGCCGGGGTGGCGGCGCTGCGCCGGCACGGGCTGCCCTTCTCGGCCCTCGCGGTGGTGTCCCGGCCCGGCCCCGGCCTCGCCACCGAGCTGTACGACTACTTCCTCGACCTCGGCTGCGACGTGCTCGGCATCAACATCGAGGAGACCGAAGGGGTCAACACGCGCAGCAACGCCCGGGACGCCGCGGCGGTGACCGGGTTCTGGGCGGAGCTGGTCGGCGCGTGGCGCCGGGATCCGCGGATCCACCTGCGTGAGGTGGAGTGGTCGCTGCGGTACGCCGGAGCCGTTCTGACCGGCACGGCGGACGAGCTGCTGCCCCGCCAGCTCGACCCGATCCCCACCGTCGCCCACGACGGTTCGGTGGTCGTGCTCTCCCCGGAGCTGGCCGGCTTCACCGATCCCCGGTACGGCGACTTCGGCAGCGGCAACGTGCTGACCACACCGTTGGCTGACATCCTGGCCGGCGTGGGGCGCACCCCCTGGGTGGCCGAGTTCCTCACCGGCGTCGAGGCGTGTCGGTCGTCCTGCCCGTACTTCGGCTTCTGTGGTGGTGGCCATGCCGCCAACCGCTACTTCGAGCAGGGCCGCTTCGACGGTACGGAGACCGAGCACTGCCGCAACAGCAAGATCCGCCTACTGGAGGGAGTGTTGGAGCATGCCCGAGGACACCAGTCACCGGCAGCCTGA
- the purM gene encoding phosphoribosylformylglycinamidine cyclo-ligase, with amino-acid sequence MTHVSERSGAGTSPTGAGGDRQPWTAGTGRTTRKRSVSYADAGVSIEAGDRAVELLKSKVKQTRRPEVMGDLGGFAGLFRLDTQKYKNPILASSTDGVGTKLVIAQQLDIHDTVGIDLVAMVVDDLVACGAEPLFLLDYIATGEVVPDKVAEIGAGIADGCRYAGCALLGGETAEHPGVLRPDEYDISATGVGVVEESEILTSERVEVGDVVIAMRSSGLHSNGYSLVRHVLLGAARMRLDVVIEDFGRQRTLGEELLTPTKIYAQDCLKLIAEAEVRALAHVTGGGIPGNLVRILPEHVDAVVNRSTWKPQPIFDLIQSKGRIEDPEMEATFNMGVGMFAVVSAEDADRALATLTGRGVDAWHAGEIIEGSGNVQMIGHHTRG; translated from the coding sequence GTGACGCACGTGTCCGAGCGCAGCGGCGCAGGAACCAGCCCGACGGGCGCCGGCGGCGACCGCCAGCCCTGGACGGCCGGCACCGGCCGTACGACCCGGAAACGCTCGGTCTCGTACGCCGATGCCGGGGTGTCGATCGAGGCGGGCGACCGGGCGGTCGAGCTGCTGAAGTCCAAGGTCAAGCAGACCCGGCGCCCGGAGGTCATGGGTGACCTGGGCGGCTTCGCCGGCCTGTTCCGGCTGGACACGCAGAAGTACAAGAACCCGATCCTCGCCTCCTCCACCGACGGGGTGGGCACCAAGCTGGTGATCGCCCAGCAGCTCGACATCCACGACACGGTCGGCATCGACCTGGTCGCGATGGTGGTCGACGACCTGGTCGCCTGCGGCGCCGAGCCGCTCTTCCTGCTCGACTACATCGCCACCGGCGAGGTCGTGCCGGACAAGGTCGCCGAGATCGGCGCGGGCATCGCCGACGGCTGCCGGTACGCGGGCTGCGCGCTGCTCGGCGGCGAGACCGCGGAGCACCCGGGCGTGCTGCGCCCGGACGAGTACGACATCTCGGCCACCGGCGTGGGCGTGGTGGAGGAGAGCGAGATCCTCACGTCGGAGCGGGTCGAGGTGGGCGACGTCGTGATCGCGATGCGCTCGTCCGGCCTGCACTCCAACGGCTACTCGCTGGTCCGGCACGTGCTGCTGGGCGCCGCTCGGATGCGGCTGGACGTGGTGATCGAGGACTTCGGCCGGCAGCGGACCCTCGGCGAGGAGCTGCTCACCCCGACCAAGATCTACGCGCAGGACTGCCTCAAGCTGATCGCCGAGGCCGAGGTGCGGGCGCTGGCCCACGTCACCGGCGGCGGCATCCCGGGCAACCTGGTCCGCATCCTGCCCGAGCACGTCGACGCGGTGGTCAACCGCTCGACCTGGAAGCCGCAGCCGATCTTCGACCTGATCCAGTCCAAGGGCCGGATCGAGGACCCGGAGATGGAGGCGACGTTCAACATGGGCGTCGGCATGTTCGCCGTCGTCTCCGCCGAGGACGCCGACCGCGCGCTGGCCACCCTGACCGGCCGGGGCGTGGACGCCTGGCATGCCGGCGAGATCATCGAGGGTTCCGGCAACGTGCAGATGATCGGTCACCACACCCGCGGTTGA
- the purF gene encoding amidophosphoribosyltransferase, producing MPRGDGRLSHDLDPQRPGPQDACGVFGVWAPGEEVANLTYFGLYALQHRGQEAAGIAVSDGSRVVVFKDLGLVAQVFDEPTLASLRGHVAIGHARYSTTGGSTWENAQPTIRATSAGTTIALAHNGNLVNTAELQREAAARGVDSDGSTNDTSLVTMLLASRPDLSVEAAALEVLPQLRGAFSFVFMDESTLYAARDPHGVRPLVLGRLERGWVVASETAALDIVGASVVREVEPGELIAIDEAGLRSTRFAAPEPKGCLFEYVYIARPDATIAGRNVHAARVQIGRQLAKEHPVEADLVIPVPESGTPAAIGYAEESGITYGQGLMKNPYVGRTFIQPSQTLRQLGIRLKLNPLRENVRGKRLVVVDDSIVRGNTQRAIVRMLREAGALEVHVRISSPPVSWPCFYGIDFATRAELLANGLDNEGIRRSIGADTLGYVSLSGLIAATEQPKSRLCRACFDGEYPIELPAGHLIGKHVLEGVGRRVAAEASEATADNNTPFAATHHP from the coding sequence GTGCCCCGAGGCGATGGCCGGCTGAGCCACGACCTTGACCCACAGCGACCCGGCCCGCAGGACGCGTGCGGCGTCTTCGGCGTCTGGGCGCCGGGCGAAGAGGTCGCCAACCTCACCTACTTCGGGCTCTACGCCCTCCAGCACCGGGGCCAGGAGGCCGCCGGGATCGCGGTGAGCGACGGCTCGCGCGTGGTGGTCTTCAAGGATCTCGGCCTGGTCGCCCAGGTCTTCGACGAGCCGACCCTGGCCAGCCTGCGCGGGCACGTCGCGATCGGCCACGCCCGCTACTCCACCACCGGCGGCTCGACCTGGGAGAACGCCCAGCCGACCATCCGGGCGACCAGCGCCGGCACCACGATCGCGCTGGCCCACAACGGCAATCTGGTCAACACCGCCGAGCTCCAGCGCGAGGCAGCCGCCCGGGGCGTTGACTCCGACGGCTCGACCAACGACACCTCGCTGGTGACCATGCTGCTGGCCAGCCGGCCGGATCTCTCCGTCGAGGCGGCCGCGCTGGAGGTGCTGCCTCAGCTGCGTGGCGCGTTCAGCTTCGTCTTCATGGACGAGTCGACCCTCTACGCGGCCCGCGACCCGCACGGGGTGCGCCCGCTCGTGCTCGGCCGGCTGGAGCGCGGCTGGGTGGTGGCCAGCGAGACCGCCGCGCTGGACATCGTCGGCGCGAGCGTGGTCCGCGAGGTCGAGCCGGGCGAGCTGATCGCCATCGACGAGGCAGGGCTGCGCTCCACCCGGTTCGCCGCGCCGGAGCCGAAGGGCTGCCTCTTCGAGTACGTGTACATCGCCCGCCCGGACGCCACCATCGCCGGGCGCAACGTGCACGCGGCCCGGGTGCAGATCGGCCGCCAGCTCGCCAAGGAGCACCCGGTCGAGGCCGACCTGGTGATCCCGGTGCCGGAGTCCGGCACCCCGGCCGCGATCGGCTACGCCGAGGAGTCCGGCATCACCTACGGCCAGGGCCTGATGAAGAACCCGTACGTCGGGCGCACCTTCATCCAGCCGTCCCAGACCCTGCGGCAGCTCGGCATCCGGCTCAAGCTGAACCCGCTGCGGGAGAACGTCCGGGGCAAGCGCCTGGTCGTGGTGGACGACTCGATCGTCCGCGGCAACACCCAGCGGGCCATCGTGCGGATGCTGCGCGAGGCCGGCGCCCTGGAGGTCCACGTCCGGATCTCCTCCCCGCCGGTCAGCTGGCCCTGCTTCTACGGGATCGACTTCGCCACCCGGGCCGAGCTGCTGGCCAACGGGCTGGACAACGAGGGCATCCGGCGGTCCATCGGAGCCGACACGCTGGGTTATGTCTCACTGTCCGGTCTCATCGCCGCGACCGAGCAGCCGAAGTCACGGCTCTGCCGGGCATGCTTCGACGGGGAGTACCCGATCGAGCTGCCGGCCGGGCACCTGATCGGAAAGCACGTACTCGAAGGGGTGGGTCGCCGGGTCGCCGCCGAGGCGTCCGAGGCCACCGCAGACAACAACACACCATTCGCCGCCACCCATCACCCGTAG
- a CDS encoding sterol carrier family protein: MSSPHIKSAAVAAALTALDEGRTPERPVFREAVRTLLAVLAERAPGRSVEVRVPPYGAVQCVAGPRHTRGTPPNVVEMDPATWLALATGRLAWADAVTEGRVRVSGVRADLSAHLPL, encoded by the coding sequence GTGTCCTCTCCGCACATCAAGTCCGCCGCGGTCGCGGCAGCGTTGACGGCGCTGGATGAGGGGCGTACACCCGAACGACCGGTGTTCCGGGAGGCGGTCCGTACCCTCTTGGCCGTCCTTGCGGAGCGCGCCCCCGGCCGATCGGTGGAGGTGCGGGTTCCACCCTACGGTGCCGTGCAGTGTGTGGCCGGGCCGCGACACACCCGAGGAACACCGCCAAACGTGGTGGAAATGGACCCGGCCACCTGGCTGGCACTGGCCACCGGGCGCCTGGCCTGGGCGGATGCGGTCACCGAGGGTCGCGTACGGGTCAGCGGAGTGCGTGCCGACCTCTCCGCGCATCTCCCGCTCTAG